The Deltaproteobacteria bacterium nucleotide sequence TGGCAGACGAGCGATGGCCGAGTCGCAGCGATCAATAGCCGTGGCGAGCTGGAAGCGCTGAGCGTGGGCCGCGTCGAGATTCGTGCCCGCGCTGAAGGTGTCGCGAGCGCCCCGGTTTCGATAAGAGTTGCCGAAGCGCCAAAGCCGCTGGAGCCGATCCAACCAAAGCTTCCCGAGATGACTTTACGGCCGAAGGAGCCGCAGCAATATCTTGATTTAGAATCGTTGCGCGCGCGTGTCGCGCCCTATCTGAGCCGCGCGAAAAGCTACCGCGCGCAAGGCAACTACGCCGGCGCCCTAGGTGAATTGGAACGCGCCCGCGCGCTCGACCCGTCGAACGCAGAAGTTCGCCAAGAAATCGATCAAACGCGCAAGGCCTGCAACGCCGAGCGCAGTCTAGGGTATAACGTGAATTGTGGGTGAAGGTTTGATCTGCAAGCGTGCCGCACAAGTGGATGGATATGGCGCAAAAAAGCAGATGCTTCGCTTCGCTCAGCATGACACCTGGTTAGCAGTTCCTGAAACACCGCCGGAGTAGTTCTGACGGATTCCCCCCTTTGACAAAGGGGGGCAGGGGGGATTTTCCAAAGAGGGGAGACGCAGAGCCAAAGAGCGCAGCGACAAAACTAACGCCGGCCGCGCTGCTCGTCGCGTTGGGCGCGCTCGGGCTCTTCGGTCATCTGGTAACCGACGGTTTCAGCGGTGGCGACGATGGCGTCCCAGTTTAACTGACGGGCGCCTAAGAGCGATTGGCTTTCCTGGATTTTGCCGCGAATGTCCCCGCCGGGATCCCAGAAGCGGCCCTGTATCGAATTGGCCCGTATATAGTTCAAGAACTCGCTCAGGCCCGTAAGGGCGCTGCGCAATTCCTTGGCAGCTTGGTTAAGCTGATCGTCGCTAGCTCGGTTGCGCCGGTTTAGTTCAACGCGGATTTTTCTGATCTCGTCGAGCAGCGCGCCATCGGCGCCAAGGTTTCTTAGCTGAGTCTCGGTTTCACGGCTCAAGTCAAAAGCGACGCCACGGTCGCGCGCCAAAGTGGCAACACGCCTGGGGTCGACGCCTTCTTTGAGCGCGAAGGTGACTTCTTGTAGCGAGAACGGGTTGCGCGTTGCCGGCGGCGGCACGCTTGAACCGGGCGCGCGGACGAGCGTCAAGCCGCGATAGAGCCGCGCCACATGCTCGTCGTTAAATTGCAGCAACGGACGATCGAAAGCGGCACGCGCCTCGGCGTATCGTCCCGAGTTGTAGTGGGCCCGGCCAACATAAGTCCAAACGCTTTCGCGCAGCGGCCCAGAGTAGGTCGAGTAGCCGCTATCGACGGCGGTAACTCGATTGAAATAGGTTAACGCGTTCTCTGGCTCAGCGCGCGATAGGGCTTGGCGTCCAAGTTGAAAGTCGCCCTGATTGCCAAGCGAAGTGCAGCCGGCGAAAAACAGGAAACCGATCAGTAAACGCAGGTGCTTCACGAGATCTATCGGGGCTAATACTTGCCCAGCGCTTGGATTAATTTCTGCGCGCCCGCCGTCGGTTTAACATCGCCGGCAAGTATGTCTCTGGCGAAAACGCGCTTGCCGTAGTATTGCTCGTTGGCGTCGTTGCGTGTGCCGATGACGGTGCCTTCCAATGAAAGACCGGCGAACAAGCCTTGGCTGCGGCTGTAGGTGTAAACGGCCGCGTTGATTGTGAGTCCCGCTTCCGCAGAACGGCCGACTGGTCCGGCCGCAGCGCTTAAGTTGCCGCCGAGGGTCACGTTACTATCGTAGGAAAAGGCTTTGACGGCCTCGTGGGTGTTGAGCACCAGGACAAATTCGGTGACTTGTGCTCCTGCTTGAAAGCCAAAACCGATACCGCCGGTGCCGATGGCCGAGGGTGCGCTCCAGCCTTTTTCCGCGCGCGCGATTACGAGACCCGTGCCGCCGCGCACGCTGCCGATGAATCCCGCTTTGGTCACCGTGAGAATCGCCAATCCTTTGGCTTCGCGCAGAACCGCGCGTGGGATGGCTTGTTCGGGAATTTCTTGGAAGCGCTGAATGATCGTGACGGCTTGATCGATGTCGTCCTGCAAAGTGGCTTGCGCGGAAGAGGCGATGAGACACACTAGGCATGAAGCCACGATCCATGAAAAAACTTGCTTTCTCATAGTGGTCCTCCGTTGTTGTGATGCGAGTGCCGGGCGGAAAGGATTCACACCTAAAGACGATAACTCGCAGCGGTGAGTGAAGCAAACAAGTGAGCCGCCATACGGCTACCACCGGCCGTGCCAGTGGCCTATTGGCTAAACGCTGTCAGAGTACTCGTTAAGAAGCGCGGGCACGAGCGACCGAGAAAGACGGTTAACGATTTCGTCGCGAAAGGGCGTTATCCAATCCCATACAAGCGCGCCGGATTTTTCTCCAAGATACTCACCTTCGCCGATTCACTAATATCCGTGCGCTTCTGCAAAATCCCCGCGGCGCAGCGGTCTCTGTCGCCGTGCGGCATGTCGCTGCCGAAGATCACCTGGCCTTCGCCGACGAGATTGAGCACGTGGGGCAGGATTTCGTCTTCGACCTCGGTGCTGAAAAAAATATTTCCCTGTTTGATGTATTCCATCACGGGCAGTTTTTGGATCGGCGTGGTTTGGGGCAGGAATTTTCTCAGCGTCGAGCCCTGGTTCTTAAAGCGGTGATGGATTCTTTCCAACATAAACGGCACCCACTGGCAGCCGGCTTCCAAAAACACCACGCGTAGATTGGGAAAACGGTCGAGCACGCCGCCGCTGACCAGCGCCGTGATGGCCATGAGCAGCGGGACATGAAAGGCGATGACGCCGGACGGATAGATGTGCGAGTAGAGATTATTTACCGAAGGGCAAGACCAGCCGACATGAACGCCGAGCGCTAAGTTGTTTTCACAAAGCGCGGCATAGAACGGATCGAGCCGCGGGTGATCGAGCATGTCGTCGCCGGCGGTGCCGAGCACCATGACGGAGACGGCGCCGAGCTTTTTTGCCTCGTGCACCTGCTTGACCGCGCCGGCGACGTCGTCGAGGTTGACCACGGCGGCCCATTTGATGCGCCGCTCGCCGGAGAGGCGCTCGCCCATCCAGCGGTTGTAAGAAGATGTGATGGCGGTGGCCAGCGGCACGTTCTTGGTTAACGGATAGGCGAGAAACAAGGTCGTGTAGATCACCTGAATGGCGATGCCCTCTTCGTCCATCAACATTAACCGCGCCGGGACATCGTCCAGCTCCATGTTGGCGATGCTTTCTTTCTTGCCGAGGCTGTGAGCAGCGAGCTGGCCGTTCACATTAGTCGGCGTGCCAAGATTGTTGCAGCCCGGCCCGACCCGGCGCGGGTAGAGCTGCTCGTCGATGACCCAGTAGGCCATACCGTCGACACCTGTCACCCGCGGCCGCAGGTCGCGAAACGCTGGGTCTAAATATTTATCGCTGAATGTGTTGACGTTCTCTTCGACGTGGCCGTCGGCATCGATGACGCGCATGGTTTGGTCCTCCCGATTGGCTTACAGCTATGCCTCGCTTGGCCGTCTTGTCAAGGTTGCTGCGATAAGTGCAGGCGAGCTGCCTCAGTGGGAGATTTAGCGTTGCAGCTCAGGGTTGTTTGAAATATCTAGGTAGGGACGAGGAGGAGAGCCGATACCATGAGACACCTATCTTCTCTCTATTTCGGGGCGATGGTTTGGATAGTGATTCTTGCACCTGCATATTCACAGCTGCCAACAAAACCCCCGGAGTTTCAACCGGTGCAGCCAATCCAGCCACCGAAGTTGCCGCCAAATGCGGTCCCGCAGATCCCCGTGAGGTTGGGCGCTGATCTTGTCGTGGAAACGATAGAAATCCTCGTGTCCAATCCTGGAGATAATCCTGCGTTCGCGACCGGGCGGCCGATATATACTCACAGCAGTGTGAATATAAGACCGATTTTCAAAAACATTGGAACGACCACAGCAAACATTGAAGACGTCTCTTGGGCGCTCACCGGTGGTCCGACGATACCTCAGGGAACCCTTTACGGAAGGACCTTTGGTGGTCGCTTGAGGGGCGCCCTTGCGCCGAACGCAACCACGACCGGTTCGTTGGGATATTTCGGCCCAGGCCAGGTGGCTGCTGGCACATACACTATCAATGTCACTGTCGACTCTGCCAATCGGGTGGTCGAGCTGTCGGAGATCAATAATGTGACGAGTGTATCTCTAACGGTGTTGCCCTCGAATCTCTACACTGGCCAGGCTGATCTGCGGTTTGGGACAGTCTCTGTGACCGAAGACACATCGAATCCATATTCGTTGAAGCGTAACTACGTCGTTGACGCAA carries:
- a CDS encoding amidohydrolase, producing the protein MRVIDADGHVEENVNTFSDKYLDPAFRDLRPRVTGVDGMAYWVIDEQLYPRRVGPGCNNLGTPTNVNGQLAAHSLGKKESIANMELDDVPARLMLMDEEGIAIQVIYTTLFLAYPLTKNVPLATAITSSYNRWMGERLSGERRIKWAAVVNLDDVAGAVKQVHEAKKLGAVSVMVLGTAGDDMLDHPRLDPFYAALCENNLALGVHVGWSCPSVNNLYSHIYPSGVIAFHVPLLMAITALVSGGVLDRFPNLRVVFLEAGCQWVPFMLERIHHRFKNQGSTLRKFLPQTTPIQKLPVMEYIKQGNIFFSTEVEDEILPHVLNLVGEGQVIFGSDMPHGDRDRCAAGILQKRTDISESAKVSILEKNPARLYGIG